A window of Sebastes umbrosus isolate fSebUmb1 chromosome 3, fSebUmb1.pri, whole genome shotgun sequence contains these coding sequences:
- the apela gene encoding apelin receptor early endogenous ligand: MRIFNLLYVLLLLVAVVTQVSSARPGKHDFLNLRRRYHRHHCPHRRCLPLHSRVPFP; encoded by the exons ATGAGGATCTTCAACCTGCTCTACGTGCTCCTGCTGCTGGTAGCCGTGGTAACACAAGTCTCCTCCGCCAGACCAGGTAAGCAT gatttCCTGAACCTACGGAGAAGATACCACAGGCATCACTGCCCACACAGACGCTGCCTGCCTCTCCACTCCAGAGTACCCTTCCCCTAA